In the Quercus lobata isolate SW786 chromosome 5, ValleyOak3.0 Primary Assembly, whole genome shotgun sequence genome, one interval contains:
- the LOC115990727 gene encoding uncharacterized protein LOC115990727 — protein sequence MEKSGVRSITRCFNLNCGGFVQTNTQVPFGGAIDKVSVYDTAEQVVLRFGLIQDPGNIRRKWWVVYNDNIDPIGYWPPTEFEELVDGVDTLKCGGYVFTQSGDNTYPPVGSGHFDDSLYDRTCFMNQLQYMDSNFDLKSPTNVQTIMSDPYQASNFNGQ from the exons ATGGAAAAGAGCGGCGTCCGCAGTATTACAAGATGTTTTAATCTTAATTGTGGGGGTTTCGTACAAACTAATACCCAAGTTCCTTTTGGCGGTGCTATCGATAAGGTCTCTGTTTATGATACTGCTGAACAAGTGGTTTTACGTTTCGGCCTTATtcaa GATCCTGGCAACATACGCAGAAAATGGTGGGTGGTTTACAATGATAATATTgatccaattgggtattggccACCCACGGAATTTGAAGAGTTAGTTGATGGAGTAGACACATTGAAATGCGGAGGCTATGTTTTCACTCAGTCGGGTGATAATACTTACCCTCCTGTGGGCAGTGGACATTTTGATGATAGTTTATATGATCGGACTTGTTTCATGAACCAACTTCAATATATGGATTCCAACTTTGATTTGAAGTCTCCAACTAATGTTCAAACCATTATGTCTGATCCTTACCAG GCGTCAAACTTTAATGGTcagtga